A genomic region of Corallococcus macrosporus contains the following coding sequences:
- a CDS encoding DUF938 domain-containing protein, which translates to MKRHAPATERNREPLLAVLREVLPPSGTLLEVASGTGQHAAFFARAFPGLTWQPTDGDAAALESIDAWRAEEGLPNVLPARLLDASSDTWPVAHADAMLCVNMIHIAPWSACQGLMRGAARVLRPGGRLVLYGPYFVEGKETAPGNLAFDESLRARDPAWGVRELGAVTAEAARHGLQRERVVEMPSNNLTVVFSR; encoded by the coding sequence ATGAAGCGCCACGCGCCCGCCACCGAACGCAATCGTGAACCATTGCTCGCCGTCCTCCGGGAGGTGCTGCCCCCGTCGGGCACGCTGCTGGAGGTGGCGAGCGGTACGGGCCAGCACGCGGCCTTCTTCGCGCGGGCCTTCCCGGGGCTGACCTGGCAGCCGACGGACGGGGACGCGGCGGCGCTGGAGAGCATCGACGCGTGGCGTGCGGAGGAGGGGCTGCCCAACGTGCTGCCTGCCCGCCTGCTGGATGCGAGCTCGGACACGTGGCCGGTGGCGCACGCGGACGCCATGCTCTGCGTGAACATGATCCACATCGCGCCGTGGTCGGCCTGCCAGGGCTTGATGCGGGGCGCGGCGCGGGTGCTGCGGCCGGGCGGACGGCTGGTGCTGTACGGGCCCTACTTCGTGGAGGGGAAGGAGACCGCGCCAGGCAACCTCGCGTTCGACGAATCGCTCCGGGCGCGCGACCCGGCGTGGGGCGTGCGCGAGCTGGGCGCGGTGACCGCCGAGGCCGCGCGCCACGGGCTCCAGCGCGAGCGCGTGGTGGAGATGCCCAGCAACAACCTCACGGTGGTGTTCAGCCGCTAG
- a CDS encoding sigma-70 family RNA polymerase sigma factor, translating to MNDELRALILEAQDGSVRAFELLVSSHLPRVRRFARAFAASDSDVDDLAQEALVKVYKNLRSFRFQSEFQTWLYSVVRNAFYDATRSRAGRERSREEPLEQEHAKAASDAESADEGLMRAQERDRLWRALRRLPPEFRTAVVLFDVEGHSYEEVAAIEGVPVGTVKSRLSRGRAHLKALLAGGQGPDGPQEAGLDGTSGPDITSHAARSRK from the coding sequence GTGAACGACGAGCTGCGCGCACTCATCCTCGAAGCCCAGGACGGCAGCGTGCGTGCCTTTGAACTGCTCGTGTCCTCGCACCTGCCGCGCGTGCGCCGCTTCGCGCGAGCCTTCGCCGCGTCGGACTCGGACGTGGACGACCTGGCGCAGGAAGCGCTGGTGAAGGTCTACAAGAATCTGCGCTCGTTCCGCTTCCAGTCCGAGTTCCAGACGTGGCTCTATTCGGTGGTGCGCAACGCGTTCTACGACGCCACCCGCAGCCGCGCCGGCCGCGAGCGCTCGCGCGAGGAGCCGCTGGAGCAGGAGCACGCGAAGGCGGCGTCGGACGCCGAGTCCGCGGACGAAGGGCTCATGCGGGCCCAGGAGCGGGACCGGCTGTGGCGGGCGCTCCGGCGGCTGCCGCCGGAGTTCCGTACGGCGGTGGTGCTCTTCGACGTGGAAGGGCACAGCTATGAAGAGGTGGCGGCCATTGAAGGGGTGCCGGTGGGCACCGTGAAGTCGCGCCTGTCGCGGGGCCGGGCGCACCTGAAGGCCCTGCTGGCGGGGGGCCAGGGCCCTGACGGCCCGCAGGAAGCGGGCCTGGATGGAACATCCGGGCCGGACATTACGTCGCATGCGGCAAGGAGCAGGAAATGA
- a CDS encoding cell wall anchor protein translates to MTFFNRNVSRMLCSVSLFALAGCGPLDADAPSLPEQEVASARQAVSTIAYRSSATAGGSTRTSLSIAKPTGTAAGDVLLARIINRNNVAAVATPPAGWTLLRSDQSASQIKAWVFYKVATASEPASYAFNIDIASYMAGSISAFSGVDTANPIDAQTGQKNGLTASFNTPALTTNTANGVAVWFGSQLWTGAACPASPIVPPTGFTEPVDTCLVSSSTGVIYDVAHKDLGAAGAQGSFNGSSPYAETNIAQVVALRAANAPVSCTVGDTFSTAYTTQGTVTATALVEPSGLAASRLTPGVIYAHNEDTTAIVAISTADASTKGTFNVSNVTPADWEDVASGPCPAGQCIYMGDIGRASANFPTPPSTFAVYRIPEPNIGAGQTSGNLTAEAFPFQYPDTPKDAETLMVHPTTGDIYIVTKSYAGASKVYKFPQPLPAPGTMSTLVFVANLQLPTTTDTNYGAATSGAIHPCANRFILRTYRKVYEFRAATGAGFETAFAATPVSLTDTVEGQGEAIEYDPTGTAYYTMSESPSPFKLKRVVRQ, encoded by the coding sequence TTGACGTTCTTCAACCGGAATGTTTCACGCATGCTGTGCTCGGTGTCGCTGTTCGCGCTCGCGGGATGCGGGCCGCTGGACGCGGACGCCCCGTCCCTCCCCGAGCAGGAGGTCGCTTCCGCCCGGCAGGCGGTGTCCACCATCGCGTACCGGAGCAGCGCCACGGCGGGCGGCAGCACGCGCACGTCGCTGAGCATCGCGAAGCCCACGGGCACGGCGGCGGGTGACGTGCTGCTCGCGCGCATCATCAACCGCAACAACGTGGCCGCGGTGGCGACGCCGCCCGCGGGCTGGACGCTGCTGCGCTCGGACCAGAGCGCGTCGCAGATCAAGGCGTGGGTCTTCTACAAGGTGGCCACCGCCTCCGAGCCGGCCTCGTACGCGTTCAACATCGACATCGCCAGCTACATGGCCGGCAGCATCTCCGCGTTCTCCGGCGTGGACACGGCCAACCCCATCGATGCGCAGACGGGTCAGAAGAACGGCCTCACCGCCAGCTTCAACACGCCCGCGCTCACCACCAACACCGCCAACGGCGTCGCGGTGTGGTTCGGCTCGCAGCTGTGGACCGGCGCCGCGTGCCCGGCGAGCCCCATCGTCCCGCCCACCGGCTTCACCGAGCCCGTGGACACCTGTCTCGTGTCCTCGTCCACCGGCGTCATCTACGACGTGGCCCACAAGGATCTGGGCGCCGCGGGCGCGCAGGGCTCGTTCAACGGCTCGTCCCCCTACGCGGAGACGAACATCGCGCAGGTCGTCGCGCTGCGCGCGGCCAACGCCCCCGTGTCCTGCACCGTGGGGGACACGTTCTCCACCGCGTACACCACGCAGGGCACCGTGACGGCCACCGCGCTGGTGGAGCCGTCCGGCCTGGCCGCCAGCCGCCTCACCCCGGGCGTCATCTACGCGCACAACGAGGACACCACCGCCATCGTCGCCATCAGCACCGCGGACGCGAGCACGAAGGGCACCTTCAACGTGTCCAACGTGACGCCCGCGGACTGGGAGGACGTCGCCAGCGGCCCGTGCCCCGCCGGCCAGTGCATCTACATGGGCGACATCGGCCGCGCGAGCGCCAACTTCCCCACGCCGCCGTCCACCTTCGCCGTCTACCGCATCCCGGAGCCCAACATCGGCGCGGGCCAGACGAGCGGCAACCTCACCGCCGAGGCCTTCCCGTTCCAGTACCCGGACACGCCCAAGGACGCGGAGACCCTCATGGTCCACCCCACCACGGGCGACATCTACATCGTCACCAAGTCCTACGCGGGCGCGAGCAAGGTCTACAAGTTCCCCCAGCCGCTGCCCGCGCCGGGCACCATGAGCACGCTCGTGTTCGTGGCCAACCTGCAGCTGCCCACCACCACGGACACCAACTACGGCGCGGCCACGTCCGGCGCCATCCACCCGTGCGCCAACCGCTTCATCCTGCGCACCTACCGCAAGGTGTATGAGTTCCGCGCCGCCACCGGCGCTGGCTTCGAGACCGCCTTCGCCGCCACGCCCGTCTCCCTGACGGACACCGTGGAGGGCCAGGGCGAGGCCATCGAGTACGACCCGACCGGCACGGCCTATTACACGATGAGCGAGTCTCCCTCGCCCTTCAAGCTCAAGCGCGTCGTGCGCCAGTAG
- a CDS encoding DUF1338 domain-containing protein, whose amino-acid sequence MTTSASDASRLLDLLWERYASEVPFARTFVALSGGRFRNDHVAFRTLARPEGGIALFSRVFERFGWKPAGAYTFPDAHLSAIYLSHPEGLPRVFLSELKSEELSPRARELLAALPVDPPPPEDVESLAAWFTAPAPPEEAALLELEKETQYGAWLLAFGRKVNHFTGAVDDVEAWQRRMREAGVPMKADIEGAPGTALRQTATHAAPLPLTLRGGGTRAWPYAYFEIAQRSGGFDGFLGPQARALFDMTKRG is encoded by the coding sequence ATGACGACCTCCGCCTCCGACGCCTCGCGGCTGCTGGACCTGCTGTGGGAGCGCTACGCCTCCGAAGTCCCCTTCGCGCGCACCTTCGTGGCGCTGTCCGGAGGACGCTTCCGCAACGACCACGTCGCGTTCCGCACGCTCGCGCGGCCGGAGGGAGGCATCGCCCTCTTCTCCCGCGTGTTCGAGCGGTTCGGCTGGAAGCCCGCCGGCGCGTACACGTTCCCGGACGCGCACCTGTCCGCCATCTACCTGTCGCACCCGGAGGGGCTGCCGCGCGTCTTCCTGTCCGAGCTGAAGTCGGAGGAACTGTCGCCGCGAGCCCGTGAGCTGCTCGCCGCGCTGCCGGTGGATCCGCCGCCGCCGGAGGACGTGGAGTCGCTCGCGGCGTGGTTCACGGCACCGGCGCCGCCGGAGGAAGCCGCGCTGCTGGAGCTGGAGAAGGAGACCCAGTACGGCGCGTGGCTGCTGGCCTTCGGCCGCAAGGTGAATCACTTCACCGGCGCGGTGGACGACGTGGAGGCGTGGCAGCGGCGCATGCGCGAGGCGGGCGTGCCCATGAAGGCGGACATCGAGGGCGCGCCCGGCACGGCACTGAGACAGACAGCCACGCACGCGGCCCCGCTGCCCCTGACGCTCCGGGGCGGAGGCACGCGCGCGTGGCCGTATGCGTACTTCGAGATCGCCCAGCGCTCGGGAGGGTTCGACGGGTTCCTGGGGCCGCAGGCCCGCGCGCTGTTCGACATGACGAAGCGGGGCTGA
- a CDS encoding endonuclease/exonuclease/phosphatase family protein, with product MRSFRLRLALSSVSTALLLACGPEGGEPPSSEVLLGQSRALAATGHKAFRVMTYNVRGPLDTGVRAWPNRKAAVLQRILANNADIVGVQEAQAPSGGPSIPADLIAGLTGTDKPYGVHNPGGGSPKLIFFKKSRFEIASEVGQGNEALVNPYASTATCFSHAEGKKISWVGLRDLTSGQVYFVANTHFAYAAECSLGRLKEAEQMASFLASKPGGLPVIAMGDFNADAQGQSTPGEATIANLEAGARLFRTARFDGVTGLDDATFNNAWNGSTSTKYNRLDYIFHNGGALTSSAPAIDRTEVDGLSPSDHYPVLATIRPTLFSAGSTLSPTPSGTSTGTQLFFADVTGDGCADRISWNSAVGEGETWVAKSKCDGGFEAAVKNTGATSGVATTRFFFSDVTGDGCADKVLWRPTLGDGEVRIYPAKCDGTFNSRVDVTQAASTSDATRFFFADVTGDGCADMVRWNPTQKSGAFDTFVSKCNGTVSFGAAVTSTTGANTSGNTRVYFADVDGDGKADRVLWNPDQEGGRTRVYRSTGAGAFALFFLHEAGTSGVDTSRFYFADVDGDGKADKVFWRPGFREGRMQVYPSTGTNFAGSPVMDNTGFSNSENTGFFFADIDGRDGADKVYWNPGNYDGDTKVFRALAP from the coding sequence ATGCGAAGCTTTCGTCTGCGTCTCGCGCTGTCCTCGGTGTCCACCGCGCTGCTGCTGGCCTGCGGGCCGGAGGGAGGGGAGCCGCCCTCCAGTGAGGTGTTGCTCGGACAGTCGCGGGCGCTGGCGGCGACGGGCCACAAGGCGTTCCGGGTGATGACGTACAACGTGCGGGGTCCGCTGGACACGGGCGTGCGCGCGTGGCCCAACCGCAAGGCGGCGGTCCTCCAGCGCATCCTCGCGAACAACGCGGACATCGTCGGCGTGCAGGAGGCCCAGGCGCCCTCGGGTGGGCCCAGCATCCCCGCGGACCTCATCGCGGGGCTGACGGGCACGGACAAGCCCTACGGCGTCCACAACCCGGGCGGTGGCAGCCCGAAGCTCATCTTCTTCAAGAAGAGCCGCTTCGAGATCGCCTCCGAGGTGGGCCAGGGCAACGAGGCGCTCGTGAATCCCTACGCCTCCACCGCCACGTGCTTCAGCCACGCGGAAGGAAAGAAGATCTCCTGGGTGGGCCTGCGCGACCTGACGTCGGGCCAGGTGTACTTCGTGGCCAACACGCACTTCGCCTACGCGGCCGAGTGCTCGCTGGGGCGGCTCAAGGAAGCGGAGCAGATGGCGTCGTTCCTCGCCTCGAAGCCCGGCGGGCTGCCGGTCATCGCCATGGGGGACTTCAACGCCGACGCGCAGGGCCAGTCCACGCCGGGAGAGGCCACCATCGCGAACCTGGAGGCCGGGGCCCGGCTGTTCCGCACCGCGCGCTTCGACGGCGTGACGGGGCTGGACGACGCCACGTTCAACAACGCGTGGAATGGCTCCACGTCCACGAAGTACAACCGGCTGGACTACATCTTCCACAACGGCGGCGCGCTCACTTCGTCCGCGCCCGCCATCGACCGGACGGAAGTCGACGGCCTCTCCCCGTCGGACCACTACCCGGTGCTCGCCACCATCCGCCCCACCCTCTTCTCCGCGGGCTCCACCCTCTCCCCCACGCCCAGCGGCACGTCCACGGGCACGCAGCTGTTCTTCGCGGACGTCACGGGGGATGGCTGCGCGGACCGCATCAGTTGGAACTCCGCGGTGGGCGAGGGCGAGACGTGGGTGGCGAAGTCGAAGTGCGACGGCGGCTTCGAGGCGGCGGTGAAGAACACGGGCGCGACGAGCGGTGTCGCCACCACGCGCTTCTTCTTCTCCGACGTCACCGGCGACGGCTGCGCGGACAAGGTCCTCTGGCGGCCCACCCTGGGTGACGGCGAGGTGCGCATCTACCCCGCGAAGTGCGACGGCACCTTCAACAGCCGCGTGGACGTCACGCAGGCGGCCAGCACGAGCGACGCCACGCGCTTCTTCTTCGCGGACGTCACCGGGGATGGTTGCGCGGACATGGTGCGCTGGAACCCGACGCAGAAGTCCGGCGCCTTCGACACCTTCGTATCGAAGTGCAACGGCACGGTGTCCTTCGGCGCCGCGGTGACGAGCACCACGGGAGCGAACACCAGCGGCAATACGCGCGTGTACTTCGCGGACGTGGACGGCGACGGCAAGGCGGACCGCGTGCTGTGGAACCCCGACCAGGAAGGGGGCCGCACGCGCGTGTACCGCTCCACCGGCGCGGGGGCCTTCGCGCTGTTCTTCCTGCACGAGGCGGGCACCAGCGGCGTGGACACGTCCCGCTTCTACTTCGCGGACGTGGACGGCGACGGCAAGGCGGACAAGGTCTTCTGGCGGCCGGGCTTCCGCGAGGGCCGCATGCAGGTGTACCCCAGCACCGGCACAAACTTCGCGGGCAGCCCGGTGATGGACAACACCGGCTTCAGCAACTCGGAGAACACCGGCTTCTTCTTCGCGGACATCGACGGCCGGGACGGCGCGGACAAGGTGTACTGGAACCCGGGCAACTACGACGGCGACACCAAGGTGTTCCGCGCGCTGGCGCCGTAG
- a CDS encoding tetratricopeptide repeat protein yields MWTGLLLLVALAAGEPLTDARESFAAGRYSEAEQLALQAPPSGASLYLVGLARFRTGRPAEALEALDAAGLAPDAPEPDAWNFNRGACLYALGRFVEAEEAFARVREGAPLARAAWINAGFAAFDAGALDRASQWADRAAPGASKEEALQVEELRALIRPATNDGDEAYRQGLASFDAGRFDEARAHFLRAATQQPDSGRARLMAGASAWRLGSRTAAREDLTAALALTLSPLDRKTAHQYLDLLSYGLRSSGPGVWASASVGPGFDSNVLQVGVAARDVSGANADVVTSSAFAEASVGVIARLRLSDRLFAALSYGGSQRAYSESSVRDYSLQLHRATAAVEWEAARRVRVGLLAGGDIFFTGLADFRGLQASVNANAWLAWDETEHTTTRLDLGAAGKDGLGEEFAYLTGPRLDATLSQEWRLGIANVTAWYRYRQDRIGTLEQSFTSEDPTLASQTYVIPFGFASHAVGASGRWRPLPWLTATLDADVEWRRYLEEHSLRVVTAGGDTETWNARRRHDTRFVLSPTVSTRLSTRLRLTARYELLVNRSNIDTRLADDDAAACEGSAHLCHAYDATNGNYEKHGVMLQLEAVW; encoded by the coding sequence GTGTGGACGGGCCTGCTGCTCCTGGTGGCACTCGCGGCCGGGGAGCCGTTGACGGACGCGCGCGAGTCCTTCGCGGCGGGCCGGTACTCGGAGGCCGAACAACTGGCGCTCCAGGCCCCGCCGTCCGGCGCCTCGCTGTACCTCGTGGGTCTGGCGCGATTCCGCACCGGCCGCCCCGCTGAGGCGCTCGAGGCCCTGGATGCGGCGGGACTCGCGCCGGATGCTCCGGAGCCCGATGCCTGGAACTTCAACCGGGGCGCTTGTCTCTATGCACTGGGGCGCTTCGTGGAAGCGGAGGAGGCCTTCGCTCGCGTCCGTGAAGGGGCCCCGCTTGCCCGTGCGGCGTGGATCAACGCGGGCTTCGCCGCGTTCGATGCGGGTGCCCTGGACCGCGCGTCGCAATGGGCGGATCGCGCTGCTCCGGGCGCATCCAAGGAAGAAGCCCTCCAGGTGGAGGAACTGCGTGCGCTGATCAGGCCCGCCACGAACGACGGGGATGAGGCCTACCGCCAGGGACTCGCTTCCTTCGACGCCGGCCGCTTCGACGAGGCCCGTGCGCACTTCCTACGCGCGGCGACGCAGCAGCCCGACTCCGGCAGGGCCCGGCTCATGGCGGGCGCGTCCGCCTGGCGCCTGGGCTCGCGCACGGCGGCCCGTGAAGACCTCACGGCGGCGCTCGCGCTGACGCTGAGCCCGCTCGACCGCAAGACGGCGCACCAGTACCTGGACCTGCTCTCCTACGGCCTGCGCTCCAGCGGCCCGGGCGTCTGGGCTTCCGCCAGCGTGGGGCCGGGCTTCGACAGCAACGTGCTCCAGGTGGGCGTCGCGGCCCGCGACGTGTCCGGCGCGAACGCGGACGTGGTGACCTCGAGCGCCTTCGCCGAGGCCAGCGTGGGCGTCATCGCGCGCCTCCGCCTGTCCGACAGGCTCTTCGCGGCCCTGTCCTACGGCGGCAGCCAGCGCGCCTACTCCGAGTCCTCCGTGCGGGACTACTCGCTCCAGTTGCACCGCGCGACGGCGGCCGTGGAGTGGGAGGCCGCGCGACGGGTGCGCGTGGGACTGCTCGCGGGGGGAGACATCTTCTTCACCGGCCTGGCGGACTTCCGGGGGCTCCAGGCCTCCGTGAACGCCAACGCCTGGCTCGCCTGGGATGAAACCGAACACACCACCACGCGGCTGGACCTGGGCGCCGCCGGCAAGGACGGGCTCGGCGAGGAGTTCGCCTACCTCACCGGCCCGCGCCTGGACGCGACGCTGTCGCAGGAATGGCGCCTGGGCATCGCGAACGTCACGGCGTGGTACCGCTACCGGCAGGACCGCATCGGCACGCTGGAGCAGTCCTTCACCAGCGAGGACCCCACCCTCGCATCACAGACGTATGTCATTCCATTCGGCTTCGCGAGCCACGCCGTGGGCGCCTCCGGCCGGTGGCGACCCCTGCCCTGGCTCACCGCCACCCTGGACGCGGACGTGGAGTGGCGCCGCTACCTGGAGGAGCACTCGCTGCGCGTCGTGACGGCCGGTGGCGACACCGAGACGTGGAACGCCCGCCGCCGCCACGACACACGCTTCGTGCTGAGCCCTACCGTGAGCACCCGGCTGTCGACCCGCCTGCGGCTCACCGCGCGCTACGAATTGCTGGTGAACCGCTCCAACATCGACACGCGCCTGGCGGACGACGACGCCGCGGCCTGCGAGGGCTCGGCGCACCTCTGCCACGCGTACGACGCCACGAACGGCAACTACGAGAAGCACGGCGTGATGCTCCAGCTCGAAGCCGTGTGGTGA